The Thermomonospora amylolytica sequence GTGGCCCGTGGGGGCCTTGAGGCCTTGAACCCGCCGTTCGGTGGGACTTGACATCCGAGGTGATGGATCAGGTGTACGTGGGTGCGTTGACGCTCGACCTGCTGCTCGGCGACGTGCGGTCGCTCAAGCAGAAGCGGTCGGTGGTGCGGCCGATCGTGGCCGAGGTCCGCAAGCGGTTCCCGGCCGTGGCGGTCGCCGAGACCGGGGCGGGCGATCTGCACCGGCGCGCCGAGATCGGCGTCGCGGTGGTGTCCGGCACCGCCGGCAACTGCATGGAGGTGCTGGACGCCTGTGAACGGCTGGTGGCCGGCCGTCCCGAGATCGAGATGATCTCGGCGCGGCGCAGACTGTACGGCGAGGACGACTGACCGCAGCTCAGGCGGGAAGTCCGGGGTCGTCCCCCACCAACGGCGAAGACGAGGACTGACGAAGATGGTTGACGCGGCTCGGGCGCGCAGGCTCGCCGACCGGATCCAGCAGATCGTGGCCGAGATGCTGGAGCGCCGTATCAAGGACCCCCGGCTCGGGTTCGTCACGGTGACCGACGCCAAGGTCACCGGCGACCTGCGGGACGCCACCGTGTACTACACGGTGTACGGCTCCGACGCCGAGCGCGCCGACACCGCGGCGGCGCTGGAGAGCGCCAAGGGCATCATCCGCGCGGAGGTCGGCCGGCGCACCGGGGTCCGGCACACCCCCACGCTCACCTTCGAGTTCGACGCGGTGATGGACAACGCCCGGCAGATCGACGACCTGCTGGCGCGGGCCCGCGCGCACGACGAGCAGGTGGCCCGGGCCGCCGAGAAGGCCAGGCCCGCCGGGGACGCCAACCCCTATCGCCTGGGTGAGGAGGACGCCGAAAGCGGCTCCGGCGCCGAGGGCGACGAGGGACACTCGACAGCGTGAACGACCCGATGGCGCGCTCGGCGCCGTCGGCCGCACCGGGCGGTGCGCGCGGCCGGGCGCCGGGCCGGTCGCAGGGAGCGTGAGAGACATGGTGATGCCCGCCGTGAACGAGCGGACCCGTGCCGCGGCGCCCGACGAGGCCCTGTGGAAGCGCGCGGTGCAGCTGGTCGGGGAGGCCGAGGAGATCTGGCTGGCCTGCCACGTGTCGCCGGACGGGGACGCCCTCGGCTCCATGCTCGCGTTCGGGCAGGCGCTGCGGGCGCTGGGCAAGCGCTGCGGCGCCTCGTTCGGCGAGCCGTTCACCGTCCCCTACACGCTGCGCTTCCTGCCCGGCCAGGAGCTGCTGGCCGAACCCGGCCGGGTGCCGGACGCCCCGGAGCTGATGATCACGTTCGACGCCGCGTCGCTGGACCGGCTGGGCTCGCTGGCCGGGCCGGCCGGGCGGGCGGCGGAGCTGATCGTGGTGGACCACCACGCCTCCAACGCGGGGTTCGGCACGGTCCCGCTGGTCGACCCGTCCGCCGCCGCCACCGCGGTGCTGGCCGAGGAGCTGATCGACCGGCTCGGCGTCCCGCTGACCCGGGACATCGCGCTCGGCCTGTACGCCGGTCTGGCCAGCGACACCGGCTCGTTCAAGTACGGCTCCACCACCCCGGAGGTGCACGACATGGCCGGCCGGCTGCTGGCGGCCGGGGTGCGGCCGGACGCGGTGGGCCGCGAGCTGTGGGACCGGGCGCCGTTCGGCTACCTGCGGGTGCTGGGCGGGGCGTTGGACCGCGCCAGGTTCGAGCCGGACGCGGTCGGCGGGCTGGGCATGGTGTGGACCACCATCAGCCGGGCCGACCGGGCCGCCGAGGACGTCCGCTTCGACCAGCTCGAGGGCGTGATCGACCAGCTGCGCCGCACCGACGAGGCGGAGGTCGCGGTGGTGTGCAAGGAGACCGACGACGGCCGCTGGTACGTGTCGACCCGTTCCAAGGGCCGGGTGGACGTGGGCCGGGCCTGCGTCGAGCTCGGCGGCGGCGGGCACCGGCTGGCCGCCGCCTACACCTGCGACTGCGCGCCGGCCACCGCGATCGAGCGGCTGCGCGCCCTGCTCACCGCCAGAAGGGACGCCAAGTGACCTCGGGCCTGGTCATCGTGGACAAGCCGGCCGAGTGGACCTCGCACGACGTGGTCGCCCGGATGCGCCGGCTGGCCGGCACCCGCAAGGTCGGGCACGCCGGCACGCTGGACCCGATGGCCACCGGGGTGCTGGTGGTCGGGGTCGGCAAGGCCACCCGGCTGCTGGGGCATCTGGCGCTGACCGAGAAGACCTACCGCGCCACGATCCGGCTGGGGCAGTCCACCAACACCGACGACGCCGAGGGCGAGATCACCGCCACCGCGTCGGCGGCGGCGGTGACCGACGACGCCCTGGACGCCGCGGTCAAGGCGCTGACCGGCCAGATCATGCAGGTTCCGCCGCAGGTCAGCGCGATCAAGGTGAACGGGCGGCGGGCCTACAAGATGGCCCGCAAGGGCGAGGACGTGGAGCTGGCGGCCCGTCCGGTCACCGTCTCGGAGTTCACGGTCACCGGCGTCCGCCGCGACGGCGAGTCGGGCGGGCTGGTCGACGTCGACGCCGTCATCACCTGCTCGTCGGGCACCTACATCCGGGCGCTGGCCCGCGACCTGGGCGCCGCGCTCGGCACCGGCGGCCACCTGACGGCGCTGCGGCGCACCCGGGTCGGCCCGTACGGGCTGGAACTGGCCCGCACCCTGGACCAGCTCGCCGAGCACTGCGAGATCCTGCCGATCGGCGACGCCGTCGCCGCCGCGTTCCCGCGCCGGGAGGTGACCGCCGAGCAGGCCCGGCTGGTCGCCCACGGCGGGCGGCTGCCGGCGGCCGGGCTGGGGCCGGGCCCGGTCGGCGTGTTCGCCCCCGACGGCACGCTGCTGGCCCTGGTGGAGGAGCGCGGCGGCGCGGCCCGTCCGCTGGCGGTCTTCACCGGCGAGTGAACTTGAACACGCCCCCGCGGTCGGAGCCGACCGCGCGGGCGTGGCAGTCTTGTGACGACGGCTCACGGGTCCTACTCAGGGAGAGCATGGTGCGTCGCTGGCACGGCCTCGACGAGGTTCCCGCCGACTGGGGCAGGTCGGTGGTCACCATCGGCGTCTTCGACGGTGTGCATCGCGGGCACCAGCGGATCGTCGGCACGGCCGCCGAGCTGGCCCGTGAGCGCGGGCTGCGGTCGGTGGTGATCACCTTCGACCCGCATCCCGACGAGGTGGTCCGGCCGGGCACCCATCCGCCGCTGCTGACCTCCACCGCCCGGCGCGCCGAGCTGCTCGGCGAGCTGGGCACCGACGTGGTGATCCTGCTGCCGTTCACGGTGGAGCTGTCGCGGATGACCCCCGACGAGTTCGTGCAGTCGGTGCTGGTGGACCGGCTGCACGCGGCGCACGTGATCGTCGGCGAGGACTTCCGGTTCGGGCACAGGGCCAAGGGCGACGTGGCGCTGCTGCGGGAGCTGGGCGACAAGTACGACTTCACCGCCCAGGGCATGCCGCTGGTGGCCAACGGCGACACCATCTCCTCCACCTACATCCGCGGCAAGCTGGCGGCCGGCGACGTGGCCGCCGCCGCCGAGGCGCTGGGCCGCCCGCACCGGGTGGAGGGCGTCGTGGTGCGCGGTCACCAGCGGGGCCGCGCGCTGGGCTTCCCCACCGCCAACCTGGAGACCCGGCCGCAGGTGGCGATCCCCGCCGACGGGGTGTACGCCGGGTACCTGGTGTGCGACTCCGACCGCTACCCGGCCTGCCGCTGGCCCGCGGCCATCTCCATCGGCACCAACCCCACCTTCGAGGAGGGGACGGGGCAGCGCACCGTCGAGGCGTACGCGCTGGACCGCGACGACCTGGACCTGTACGGCGAGCACGTCGCGGTGGACTTCACCGAACGCATCCGCGACACGTTGAAGTTCGACTCGGTCGACGCGCTGATTGAGGAGATGCACCGCGACGTGGCCCGCGCCCGCGAGCTGACCCGCGAGGACTGAGCCCGGACGACCCCGGGCCGCGGGGTTCCGGAACGATCCGCCGCCACGGAGCGTTGATCACGGTGACGGTACGAGCGCCTCGGCGTGGTACCGTGAAGGGCGCCGGTTCACCCGGCATGCCCCGCTGCACCCTCAAGCGGCGGGCCGCCTTTCCGAACGCGCCATGCGGACCCGTGTCCTGCCCGGGATCTGCGGGTGACGACCACCATGAAGGAGCCTCGTGTCGCTCGACACCGCAACCAAGAACAAGATCATCGCCGAGTACGCGACCAGTGAGGGTGACACCGGATCGCCGGAGGTCCAGGTCGCGCTGCTGACCCGCCGGATCAACGACCTCACCGAGCACCTGAAGGTGCACAAGCACGACCACCACAGCCGGCGCGGCCTGCTGCTGCTGGTCGGCCGTCGGCGCCGGCTGCTGAAGTACCTCGCCGACAAGGACATCAACCGTTACCGGCAGCTGATCGAGCGTCTCGGTCTGCGCCGCTAGGACGGTGAGGGAGTGGCCCGCCCAAGGGCCACTCCCTCTCACATATGGCGCGTACATCGGGTACATATCGCCATAGGACAACTGGACAACGGACGACCCGCGACCAGAACGCAGCCGGCATGTGGCGCGGCCGGTCCTCGGTAGTGGCCTCCGGATGACACCCGATCCGTGGGCTTCGATCGAAGACCGGCACCAGCGAAACCACAGGGCTCGTTCGCGGGACGAACACTGCAACGAAGGAGCACACCTGTGGAACCCGTGCGTATCGACGGAGCGCAGACCGCCGAGGCCGTCATCGACAACGGCTCGTTCGGCACCCGCACCGTCCGCTTCGAGACCGGCCGGCTGGCCCGGCAGGCCACCGGCTCGGCCGTGGTCTACCTCGACGACGAGACCATGGTGCTGTCGGCCACCACGGCGTCCAAGAAGCCCAAGGAGGGCCTGGACTTCTTCCCGCTGACGGTGGACGTGGAGGAGCGGATGTACGCGGCCGGGCGCATCCCCGGCTCGTTCTTCCGCCGCGAGGGGCGTCCCAGCGAGGACGCCATCCTGACCTGCCGGCTCATCGACCGGCCGCTGCGCCCGTCCTTCGCCAAGGGCCTGCGCAACGAGATCCAGATCGTCGAGACGGTGCTGGCGCTGCACCCCGACCACCTGTACGACGTGGTCGCCATCAACGCCGCCTCGATGTCCACCCAGCTGTCCGGGGTGCCGTTCTCCGGCCCGATCGGCGGGGTGCGGGTGGCCCTGATCGACGGGCAGTGGGTGGGCTTCCCGACGCACAGCGAGCTGGAGCGGGCCACCTTCGACATGGTGGTGGCCGGCCGGACGCTGGAGGACGGCGACGTCGCGATCATGATGGTGGAGGCCGAGTCCACCCGGGACACCCTGCGGCTGGTGGCCGAGGGCGCGCCCGCGCCGACCGAGGAGCGGGTGGCCGAGGGCCTGGAGGCGGCCAAGCCGTTCATCCGGGCGCTGTGCGACGCCCAGCGGGAGCTGGCCGCGGTGGCCGCCAAGCCCACCATGGAGTTCCCGATCTTCCTGGACTACACCGACGACGTGCTGCAGGCCGTCTCCGACGCCGTCTCGCAGGAGCTGGCGCAGGCGCTGACCATCGTCGGCAAGCAGGAGCGCGAGGCCAAGCTCGAGGAGCTGCGCGCGATCACGATCGAGAAGCTGCTGCCGGAGTTCGAGGGCCGCGACAAGGAGCTGTCGGCGGCGTTCCGGGCGGTCACCAAGAAGCTGATCCGCGAGCGGATCATCCGCGACGGGGTGCGCATCGACGGCCGGGGCGTCAAGGACATCCGGCAGCTGACCGCCGAGGCGCACGTGGTGCCGCGGGTGCACGGGTCGGCGCTGTTCGAGCGGGGCGAGACCCAGATCCTGGGTGTGACCACGCTGAACATGCTCCGGATGGAGCAGATGATCGACACCCTCAACCCCGAGCGCACCAAGCGCTACATGCACAACTACAACTTCCCGCCGTACTCCACCGGGGAGACCGGCCGGGTCGGCTCGCCCAAGCGCCGCGAGATCGGGCACGGCGCGCTGGCCGAGCGGGCGCTGATCCCGGTGCTGCCCTCGCGCGAGGAGTTCCCGTACGCGATCCGGCAGGTGTCGGAGGCGATCGGCTCCAACGGCTCCACCTCGATGGGCTCGGTGTGCGCCTCCACCATGTCGCTGCTGGACGCGGGCGTGCCGCTGAAGGCGCCGGTGGCCGGCATCGCCATGGGCCTGATCCACGAGGGCGGCCAGTACGTCACGCTGACCGACATCCTGGGCGCCGAGGACGCGTTCGGCGACATGGACTTCAAGGTCGCCGGCACCCGTGACCTGATCACCGCGCTGCAGCTGGACACCAAGCTGGACGGCATCCCCGCCGAGGTGCTGGCCGCCGCGCTCAGGCAGGCCAAGGCGGCCCGGCTGGCGATCCTGGACGTGATGGCCGAGGCGATCTCCGAGCCGGCCGAGATGAGCCCGTACGCGCCGCGGATCATCACCATCAAGGTCCCGGTGGACAAGATCGGCGAGGTGATCGGCCCCAAGGGCAAGATGATCAACTCGATCCAGGACGACACCGGCGCCGACATCACCATCGAGGACGACGGCACCATCTACGTCGGCGCGGTGGACGGCCCGTCGGCCGAGGCGGCCCGGCAGGCGATCAACCAGATCGCCAACCCGCACATGCCCGAGGTCGGCGAGCGGTACCTGGGCACCGTCGTCAAGACCACCACCTTCGGCGCGTTCGTGTCGCTGCTGCCCGGCAAGGACGGCCTGCTGCACGTCTCGCAGATCCGCAAGCTGCACGGCGGCGCCCGGATCGAGAACGTCGAGGACTACGTCAAGGTCGGCGACAAGATCCAGGTGGAGATCACCGAGATCGACCCGCGCGGCAAGCTGTCGCTGGTGCCGGTCGAGGTGATCGAGCGCGAGCAGGCCCAGCAGGCCGAGCGGGCGCCCGAGCCCGCGGGCGGCGGCGAGGACGCCGAGGAGCCCGCCGAGGGCGACGCCGGCGAGCGGGGCGACCGGCCGCGCCGCCGCCGCACCCGCAGCCGTTCGAGCGGCCAGCGCAACACCTGATCCGCATGACGCACCCGACGGCCGGCCGGCGTACCCGCGAGGGCACGCCGGTCGGCCGTCGCATGACCCCACCATCGAGCCCATCGAGACGACGACGAAGGTGAGCACGGCGTGACGCTGTCGGCGAGGGCACAGGAGCCCGGCACCACCCACACGGTCCACCCCGGCACGGACGGTGCGGGCACCGTCCGGCGCACCGTGCTGCCCGGAGGTCTGAGGATCATCACCGAGACCATGCCGACGGTCCGGTCGGCGGCGTTCGGGATCTGGGCGGGCGTCGGCTCCCGCGACGAGGACGCCGCCGACGCCGGGGCCTCCCACTACCTGGAGCACACCCTGTTCAAGGGCACCCGGCGGCGTTCGGCGCTGGAGATCTCCGCGGCGCTGGACGCGGTCGGCGGCGACCTGAACGCCTTCACCGCCAAGGAGTACACCTGCTACTACGCGCGGGTGCTGGACAGCGACCTGCCGCTGGCGGTGGACGTGGTCTGCGACATGGTGATCGACTCGCTCAACCGGCCCGAGGACGTGGAGGCCGAGCGCGGGGTGATCCTCGAGGAGATCGCCATGCGCGACGACGACCCCGGCGACCTGGTGCACGACGAGTTCTCGCTGGCGCTGTACGGGGACGTGCCGCTGGGCCGGCCGATCCTGGGCACCGTCGAGACGATCAACGCGCTGTCCAGGGACGTCATCGACCGCTACTACCGCGAGCACTACCGCGTGCCCAACCTGGTGGTGTCGGTGGCCGGCAACATCGACCACGACGACGTGGTGCGCCGGGTGAGCGAGGCGTTCGCCGGGCGGCTGGACGGCGACCGGCCCCCCGCCCCGCCGCGGATCGGCGGCGAGGGCGCCCCGGGCCGGCCCGGCGTCCGGGTGATCGACAAGGACACCGAGCAGGCCAACCTGGTGCTCGGCGGGGTGGGGGTGTCCCGCACCGACGACCGCCGGTGGGCGCTCGGCGTGCTGAACGCGGCGCTCGGCGGGGGCATGTCGTCCCGGCTGTTCCAGGAGGTCCGGGAGAAGCGCGGCCTGGCCTACTCGGTCTACAGCTACACCGCCCAGTACGCCGACACCGGCACGTTCGGGGTGTACGCCGGATGCCAGCCCGGCAAGGTCGACGAGGTGCTGTCGATCTGCCGCGACGAGGTCGCCAAGCTCGCCGAGCACGGCCTGGACACCGAGGAACTGGAGCGCGGCAAGGGCCAGCTGCGCGGGTCGATGGTGCTGGGCCTGGAGGACACCGGCTCCCGGATGAGCCGGATCGGCAAGAGCGAGCTGGTCTACGACTCGCTGCTGTCGGTCGACGAGGTCCTGGCGAAGATCGAGGCGGTCACCGTCGACGACGTGCGCGAGGTGGCCCGCGAGGTGCTCGGCCAGGTCGGCACCCTCACCGTGATCGGCCCCTTCGGCGACCGCGAGTTCGAGTTGTGATGTGGGGGGCGACCCCCACCCCCCGCGGCGGGCTGCCGCGCTTCAGTTGCGGTGGAAGTTCTGGGGGCTCTGCCCCCAGACCCCCGCGGGGCTGGTTGGTCGGTCCGGGGGGCCGGGTAGGGACCGCTCATGTACGTGCTGATTCGGGTGCTGAGCACCGCGGTGGCACTGTGGGTGGCGACCGCGCTGGTCGACGGGGTCGACGTGGAGGCCGGCAGTGGAGTGGAGCAGGCCGCCACGTTGCTGGCCGTCGCGGTGATCGTCGGCCTGGTCAACATACTGATCAAGCCGGTGGTCCAGGTGCTCGGCTGCGCGTTCTACGTGCTGACGCTGGGCCTGTTCGCACTGGTGGTGAACGCGGCGCTGCTGATGCTGGCCGGCTGGATCGCCGAGGAACTGGACCTGCCGTTCCATGTGGAGTGGTTCTGGCCGGCGTTCTGGGGGGCGCTCATCGTCGGCGTGGTGAGCTGGCTGCTGACCTGGCTCCTGGAAGGGGTGGACTGAGCGCGGGGACGGCTCCCGTTCTCCCCGCGCGGTGGCGATAGGCTCGTGCGACGCACCGACGAGGCGGAGGAGCGAAACGTGATCAAGGTTGGGGTGCTGGGCGCGCGCGGCCGGATGGGAGCCGAGGTGTGCCGGGCCGTGGAGGGCGCCGACGACCTGGAGCTGGTCGCCGCCGTCGACCAGGGCGACGCGCGGGAGGCGCTGACCGCCGCCGATGTCGTCGTGGACTTCACCCACCCGGACGTGGTCATGGACAACCTGCGCTGGTGCGTCGAGCAGGGGCTGCACGCCGTTGTGGGCACCAGCGGGTTCGGGCCCGAGCGGATCGCGCAGGTCCGGGAGTGGCAGGCGGAGCAGCCGCGCGGCAACGTGCTGATCGGGCCGAACTTCGGGATCGGCGCGGTGCTGATGATGGACTTCGCCCGCCGGGCGGCCCCGTTCTTCGAGTCCGTCGAGATCGTCGAGCTGCACCACCCGAACAAGGCCGACGCCCCCAGCGGCACCGCGTACCGCACCGCCGAGCTGGTCGCCGAGGCCCGCGCCAAGGCCGGGACGGGCGCGTCGCCGGACGCCACCACCTCCGAGATCGCCGGGGCGCGCGGCGCCGACGTGGAGGGCGTGCGGGTGCACGCGGTCCGGCTGGCGGGCCTGATCGCCCACCAGGAGGTGCTGCTGGGCGGGCACGGCGAGGTCTTCACCATCCGGCACGACTCGATGAACCGGGAGTCGTTCATGCCGGGCGTGCTGCTGGCGGTGCGCCGGGTGGCGGACCTGCCGGACCGCCTCACCGTCGGCATC is a genomic window containing:
- a CDS encoding DUF503 domain-containing protein codes for the protein MDQVYVGALTLDLLLGDVRSLKQKRSVVRPIVAEVRKRFPAVAVAETGAGDLHRRAEIGVAVVSGTAGNCMEVLDACERLVAGRPEIEMISARRRLYGEDD
- the rbfA gene encoding 30S ribosome-binding factor RbfA → MVDAARARRLADRIQQIVAEMLERRIKDPRLGFVTVTDAKVTGDLRDATVYYTVYGSDAERADTAAALESAKGIIRAEVGRRTGVRHTPTLTFEFDAVMDNARQIDDLLARARAHDEQVARAAEKARPAGDANPYRLGEEDAESGSGAEGDEGHSTA
- a CDS encoding DHH family phosphoesterase encodes the protein MVMPAVNERTRAAAPDEALWKRAVQLVGEAEEIWLACHVSPDGDALGSMLAFGQALRALGKRCGASFGEPFTVPYTLRFLPGQELLAEPGRVPDAPELMITFDAASLDRLGSLAGPAGRAAELIVVDHHASNAGFGTVPLVDPSAAATAVLAEELIDRLGVPLTRDIALGLYAGLASDTGSFKYGSTTPEVHDMAGRLLAAGVRPDAVGRELWDRAPFGYLRVLGGALDRARFEPDAVGGLGMVWTTISRADRAAEDVRFDQLEGVIDQLRRTDEAEVAVVCKETDDGRWYVSTRSKGRVDVGRACVELGGGGHRLAAAYTCDCAPATAIERLRALLTARRDAK
- the truB gene encoding tRNA pseudouridine(55) synthase TruB, which encodes MTSGLVIVDKPAEWTSHDVVARMRRLAGTRKVGHAGTLDPMATGVLVVGVGKATRLLGHLALTEKTYRATIRLGQSTNTDDAEGEITATASAAAVTDDALDAAVKALTGQIMQVPPQVSAIKVNGRRAYKMARKGEDVELAARPVTVSEFTVTGVRRDGESGGLVDVDAVITCSSGTYIRALARDLGAALGTGGHLTALRRTRVGPYGLELARTLDQLAEHCEILPIGDAVAAAFPRREVTAEQARLVAHGGRLPAAGLGPGPVGVFAPDGTLLALVEERGGAARPLAVFTGE
- a CDS encoding bifunctional riboflavin kinase/FAD synthetase; this encodes MRRWHGLDEVPADWGRSVVTIGVFDGVHRGHQRIVGTAAELARERGLRSVVITFDPHPDEVVRPGTHPPLLTSTARRAELLGELGTDVVILLPFTVELSRMTPDEFVQSVLVDRLHAAHVIVGEDFRFGHRAKGDVALLRELGDKYDFTAQGMPLVANGDTISSTYIRGKLAAGDVAAAAEALGRPHRVEGVVVRGHQRGRALGFPTANLETRPQVAIPADGVYAGYLVCDSDRYPACRWPAAISIGTNPTFEEGTGQRTVEAYALDRDDLDLYGEHVAVDFTERIRDTLKFDSVDALIEEMHRDVARARELTRED
- the rpsO gene encoding 30S ribosomal protein S15; amino-acid sequence: MSLDTATKNKIIAEYATSEGDTGSPEVQVALLTRRINDLTEHLKVHKHDHHSRRGLLLLVGRRRRLLKYLADKDINRYRQLIERLGLRR
- a CDS encoding polyribonucleotide nucleotidyltransferase — translated: MDGAQTAEAVIDNGSFGTRTVRFETGRLARQATGSAVVYLDDETMVLSATTASKKPKEGLDFFPLTVDVEERMYAAGRIPGSFFRREGRPSEDAILTCRLIDRPLRPSFAKGLRNEIQIVETVLALHPDHLYDVVAINAASMSTQLSGVPFSGPIGGVRVALIDGQWVGFPTHSELERATFDMVVAGRTLEDGDVAIMMVEAESTRDTLRLVAEGAPAPTEERVAEGLEAAKPFIRALCDAQRELAAVAAKPTMEFPIFLDYTDDVLQAVSDAVSQELAQALTIVGKQEREAKLEELRAITIEKLLPEFEGRDKELSAAFRAVTKKLIRERIIRDGVRIDGRGVKDIRQLTAEAHVVPRVHGSALFERGETQILGVTTLNMLRMEQMIDTLNPERTKRYMHNYNFPPYSTGETGRVGSPKRREIGHGALAERALIPVLPSREEFPYAIRQVSEAIGSNGSTSMGSVCASTMSLLDAGVPLKAPVAGIAMGLIHEGGQYVTLTDILGAEDAFGDMDFKVAGTRDLITALQLDTKLDGIPAEVLAAALRQAKAARLAILDVMAEAISEPAEMSPYAPRIITIKVPVDKIGEVIGPKGKMINSIQDDTGADITIEDDGTIYVGAVDGPSAEAARQAINQIANPHMPEVGERYLGTVVKTTTFGAFVSLLPGKDGLLHVSQIRKLHGGARIENVEDYVKVGDKIQVEITEIDPRGKLSLVPVEVIEREQAQQAERAPEPAGGGEDAEEPAEGDAGERGDRPRRRRTRSRSSGQRNT
- a CDS encoding M16 family metallopeptidase; protein product: MTLSARAQEPGTTHTVHPGTDGAGTVRRTVLPGGLRIITETMPTVRSAAFGIWAGVGSRDEDAADAGASHYLEHTLFKGTRRRSALEISAALDAVGGDLNAFTAKEYTCYYARVLDSDLPLAVDVVCDMVIDSLNRPEDVEAERGVILEEIAMRDDDPGDLVHDEFSLALYGDVPLGRPILGTVETINALSRDVIDRYYREHYRVPNLVVSVAGNIDHDDVVRRVSEAFAGRLDGDRPPAPPRIGGEGAPGRPGVRVIDKDTEQANLVLGGVGVSRTDDRRWALGVLNAALGGGMSSRLFQEVREKRGLAYSVYSYTAQYADTGTFGVYAGCQPGKVDEVLSICRDEVAKLAEHGLDTEELERGKGQLRGSMVLGLEDTGSRMSRIGKSELVYDSLLSVDEVLAKIEAVTVDDVREVAREVLGQVGTLTVIGPFGDREFEL
- a CDS encoding phage holin family protein, with amino-acid sequence MYVLIRVLSTAVALWVATALVDGVDVEAGSGVEQAATLLAVAVIVGLVNILIKPVVQVLGCAFYVLTLGLFALVVNAALLMLAGWIAEELDLPFHVEWFWPAFWGALIVGVVSWLLTWLLEGVD
- the dapB gene encoding 4-hydroxy-tetrahydrodipicolinate reductase — encoded protein: MIKVGVLGARGRMGAEVCRAVEGADDLELVAAVDQGDAREALTAADVVVDFTHPDVVMDNLRWCVEQGLHAVVGTSGFGPERIAQVREWQAEQPRGNVLIGPNFGIGAVLMMDFARRAAPFFESVEIVELHHPNKADAPSGTAYRTAELVAEARAKAGTGASPDATTSEIAGARGADVEGVRVHAVRLAGLIAHQEVLLGGHGEVFTIRHDSMNRESFMPGVLLAVRRVADLPDRLTVGIESLLGL